In the Clostridia bacterium genome, one interval contains:
- a CDS encoding EFR1 family ferrodoxin (N-terminal region resembles flavodoxins. C-terminal ferrodoxin region binds two 4Fe-4S clusters.), producing MANIIFYFTGTGNSLAVARDIADKIGDTKVVSIAEAMKENSVDLSFERIGFVFPVYYSSVPAIVRRFIKKLSFNKSQYIFGVVTFGGTHGLAFSQLSQLIAERGGFLNANFRVPMPGNYIVKYGAFPHVIQRTLLKKEKKRAGSISITVKERKSTRIMKGDLLSRLTIGPVNKILTGIGSMAENFHTTEKCNGCGTCERVCPVGNIKMEGVQPKWGNACEQCVACIQWCPMQAIEYADRTAKRKRYQNPEVRLSDLFSNSKI from the coding sequence ATGGCAAATATAATATTCTACTTTACTGGTACTGGAAACAGCTTGGCGGTAGCGAGAGATATCGCTGATAAAATCGGAGATACCAAAGTTGTGTCGATTGCGGAGGCAATGAAAGAAAACAGTGTAGACCTGTCATTTGAAAGGATCGGCTTTGTTTTTCCAGTATATTATTCCAGTGTTCCTGCTATTGTAAGGCGGTTCATTAAAAAGCTGAGCTTCAACAAGTCTCAGTATATCTTCGGTGTTGTAACTTTCGGAGGGACTCATGGGTTGGCCTTCTCGCAATTAAGCCAATTGATTGCAGAACGTGGTGGATTTTTAAATGCAAATTTTCGGGTGCCTATGCCGGGAAACTATATCGTTAAATATGGTGCATTTCCCCATGTAATCCAGAGGACACTTCTAAAAAAAGAAAAGAAAAGAGCCGGCAGTATTTCAATAACAGTGAAGGAAAGAAAATCTACTCGTATAATGAAAGGGGATTTATTATCCCGGCTTACTATTGGCCCTGTGAACAAAATATTGACTGGAATCGGCAGTATGGCAGAAAATTTCCACACTACTGAAAAATGTAACGGATGCGGAACATGTGAACGGGTATGTCCAGTCGGCAATATTAAAATGGAGGGTGTGCAGCCCAAATGGGGCAATGCCTGCGAGCAATGTGTCGCCTGTATACAGTGGTGCCCTATGCAAGCTATTGAATATGCTGATAGAACAGCAAAAAGGAAGCGTTATCAGAATCCGGAGGTTAGGCTGTCGGATTTGTTTTCAAACTCAAAGATATAA
- a CDS encoding TetR/AcrR family transcriptional regulator — METQDKRTDIVKAASSCFARYGYEKTTLDDIGKLVGLNKASLYYYFKNKESIYTEVIYSETNTFLSSVFAEVDKVQGCKEKILTYLTERLKFIKDALNLNQLSIDSAQKIAPLFNEMYSRIIEKEIAHLSGILGCCIKDEEIISCETDRIAKSIIIVAEAIRSRIDCHLSSDETYNETLKEIKFTVSLILDGLMKK, encoded by the coding sequence ATGGAAACTCAAGATAAGAGGACGGATATAGTAAAGGCTGCAAGTTCATGCTTTGCCAGGTATGGGTACGAAAAAACCACACTTGATGATATAGGAAAATTGGTGGGTTTGAACAAAGCGTCTTTGTATTATTACTTTAAGAACAAGGAAAGCATCTATACAGAAGTCATTTATTCAGAAACGAATACATTTTTGAGCAGTGTTTTTGCTGAAGTGGATAAGGTTCAAGGGTGTAAGGAAAAAATACTCACCTATCTGACGGAGCGGCTCAAATTTATAAAAGATGCATTGAATCTGAATCAGCTGAGTATTGACAGTGCCCAGAAAATAGCACCCTTATTTAATGAAATGTACAGTAGAATCATCGAAAAAGAAATAGCACATTTATCTGGAATTTTGGGATGCTGCATCAAAGACGAAGAAATTATTTCTTGTGAGACTGACAGAATTGCAAAAAGTATTATTATTGTTGCTGAGGCTATCAGAAGCAGGATAGACTGCCATTTATCATCGGATGAGACATATAATGAGACTTTAAAGGAAATAAAATTTACAGTTTCATTAATACTCGATGGTTTAATGAAGAAATAG
- a CDS encoding MYG1 family protein translates to MRRSDTISIKKEFKRVGTHDGRFHADEVMATAILKELYDLEVVRTRDMGILGSLDIVYDVGDGEYDHHNIEKKYRENGTPYAACGLIWRRFGTEVIHSKCQELSLEESVTIFQHIDLGIIQGIDAIDNGVRTVINIIPTMNISTIISGFNPPWDVSISENNQYFSEAVKIGSSVLDNALNEQIAVMKAKAQIIEAYGKRIRQEVLVLDKPYPWTSILNEIDIRKEILFVIFPRDGEFLIQTVRGSGGSYRNRKSLPKSWAGKREHELNEVIGIQDAIFCHPARFIAGAKSFESILKMADIAIREPVAAVKRGFLHNLRRLTFRERP, encoded by the coding sequence GTGAGGAGAAGTGATACTATCAGTATAAAAAAGGAATTCAAAAGAGTTGGGACACATGATGGTCGGTTTCATGCCGATGAAGTAATGGCAACAGCTATACTTAAGGAGCTTTATGATTTAGAAGTTGTCAGAACAAGGGATATGGGCATACTAGGCAGCCTTGATATAGTTTATGATGTGGGAGACGGTGAATACGACCACCATAATATTGAGAAGAAATATCGTGAAAACGGAACACCTTATGCAGCCTGTGGTTTAATCTGGAGGCGGTTTGGAACAGAAGTCATACATTCAAAATGTCAGGAGTTGTCTTTGGAAGAGTCAGTAACAATTTTTCAACATATTGATCTAGGCATAATACAGGGCATTGATGCTATTGATAATGGGGTTAGGACGGTTATAAACATAATTCCTACAATGAATATTTCAACTATTATTTCTGGGTTTAATCCGCCATGGGATGTCAGTATATCAGAAAATAATCAGTACTTTAGTGAAGCAGTCAAAATTGGGTCCTCAGTGCTTGATAATGCATTAAATGAGCAAATTGCTGTAATGAAAGCGAAAGCGCAGATAATCGAAGCATATGGAAAACGCATAAGGCAAGAAGTTCTTGTATTGGATAAGCCTTACCCATGGACATCCATATTAAATGAGATTGACATTAGGAAAGAGATATTGTTTGTAATCTTCCCGAGGGATGGAGAATTTCTAATTCAGACAGTACGAGGCAGCGGTGGGTCTTACAGGAATAGGAAAAGCCTTCCCAAGTCCTGGGCAGGCAAGCGGGAGCATGAGCTTAACGAAGTGATTGGTATTCAGGATGCGATTTTTTGCCATCCGGCAAGGTTTATTGCTGGAGCTAAGTCTTTTGAGAGTATCTTAAAGATGGCTGATATAGCAATCAGAGAGCCTGTTGCAGCAGTTAAAAGAGGATTCCTGCACAACCTAAGAAGATTGACATTCCGTGAACGCCCATAA
- a CDS encoding BtpA/SgcQ family protein: MSWIIDILKTNKPIIAMCHLQAMPGDPGYDKVGGMKNVMEKARHDLHALQNGGVDAVMFSNEFSMPYMTTVRPETTASMARVIGELMSEISVPFGVNVLWDPKASIDLAAATGARFVREIFTGVYSSDFGLWNTNCGDVVRHRSHIGAEDVKLLFNIVPEAAKYIGDRSIADIARGTIFNCKPDALCVSGLTAGTETNSQSLEIVSNVAGDTPVFANTGMRLDNIEKQLSIASGAVVGTTFKIEGKFENLVDENRVKTFMTKVKEFRRNLS, from the coding sequence ATGAGCTGGATTATAGATATACTAAAAACAAATAAACCTATTATTGCCATGTGTCATCTACAAGCAATGCCTGGAGACCCGGGTTATGATAAGGTTGGAGGAATGAAAAACGTAATGGAAAAAGCACGCCATGATTTGCACGCGCTTCAAAACGGTGGAGTAGATGCAGTTATGTTTTCAAATGAGTTCAGTATGCCATATATGACAACAGTACGTCCTGAGACCACAGCTTCGATGGCAAGAGTCATTGGAGAATTAATGAGTGAAATTTCAGTGCCTTTTGGTGTCAATGTTTTATGGGATCCTAAAGCATCTATTGATCTTGCTGCTGCGACGGGTGCAAGGTTTGTAAGAGAAATATTCACAGGGGTATATTCCAGTGACTTTGGACTCTGGAATACAAATTGTGGAGATGTTGTGCGCCATAGATCCCACATTGGGGCAGAAGACGTGAAGTTACTGTTTAACATCGTCCCAGAAGCTGCAAAATATATTGGCGATAGGTCAATTGCTGATATTGCTCGGGGCACAATCTTTAACTGCAAACCGGATGCATTGTGTGTTTCAGGCTTGACTGCAGGCACAGAAACCAATTCACAATCATTGGAAATCGTATCAAATGTAGCAGGAGACACGCCAGTTTTTGCCAATACAGGAATGCGATTAGATAACATTGAAAAGCAGCTTTCTATAGCATCAGGTGCAGTTGTTGGAACTACTTTCAAAATAGAGGGGAAGTTTGAAAACCTTGTGGATGAAAATAGGGTGAAGACATTTATGACTAAAGTAAAAGAGTTTAGACGTAATTTATCTTAG
- a CDS encoding M42 family peptidase — protein sequence MRMETLLREMALIPALAGAEQKMAAYMEKRFKEIGYETTIDTFGNCIAKVGGTDPKAPTVMVFGHMDQLGFMVRRIDPDGFLRLERLGGIPEKVLPATPVQIQTENGEMIDGIIGVKSHHVTPAEEKYKVDTYMNLYIDIGATSREQVVALGIEIGAPVVYKPNFVKLQGTRAYGTSFDNRVACAIIMDMAYRLKENPPEANVYLVGSVQEEYNLRGAMMAARTIKPDIAIALDVNIDGQTPDMVGKNDVVMGNGPVMSMYNFHGRGTLNGTIPHPGMVKLVKRVAEREKINLQRSASIGGLTDLAYVQLEGTGVVGIDIGTPARYTHSPVELCDIKDVELTSDLVMAVVYAIKAGAKFER from the coding sequence ATGAGAATGGAGACTCTACTGAGAGAAATGGCTCTTATCCCTGCGCTTGCGGGAGCAGAACAAAAAATGGCTGCGTATATGGAAAAAAGATTCAAAGAGATAGGTTATGAAACTACTATTGATACATTTGGCAACTGTATTGCCAAGGTGGGCGGAACGGATCCGAAAGCTCCGACTGTAATGGTGTTTGGGCATATGGATCAACTTGGCTTCATGGTACGTAGAATTGATCCTGATGGATTTTTGAGACTAGAACGGCTTGGTGGAATTCCTGAAAAGGTTCTACCTGCTACACCAGTACAGATTCAGACTGAAAATGGTGAAATGATTGATGGGATTATTGGCGTCAAGAGTCATCATGTAACTCCTGCAGAAGAGAAATACAAGGTGGACACTTATATGAACCTGTATATCGATATAGGAGCAACAAGCCGAGAACAAGTCGTAGCACTTGGAATTGAGATTGGCGCTCCGGTTGTTTACAAGCCGAATTTTGTAAAGCTTCAGGGAACACGTGCTTATGGCACATCATTTGATAATAGGGTGGCATGTGCAATTATCATGGATATGGCATATAGATTAAAGGAAAATCCTCCAGAAGCGAATGTTTATCTTGTGGGAAGTGTTCAAGAGGAATATAACTTACGTGGTGCAATGATGGCAGCAAGGACTATCAAGCCAGATATTGCAATTGCACTTGACGTAAATATCGATGGCCAAACACCGGATATGGTGGGTAAGAATGATGTCGTGATGGGAAATGGTCCGGTAATGAGCATGTATAACTTTCATGGAAGAGGGACTCTCAACGGAACGATTCCTCATCCGGGAATGGTAAAGCTTGTTAAGCGTGTTGCCGAGCGAGAAAAGATTAATCTGCAGCGCAGTGCGTCTATTGGTGGTCTTACCGACCTTGCATATGTACAGCTTGAGGGAACTGGTGTTGTAGGTATTGACATAGGAACACCGGCAAGATATACTCATTCACCAGTAGAGTTATGTGACATCAAGGATGTAGAATTAACTAGTGACTTGGTGATGGCGGTAGTATATGCTATCAAAGCAGGAGCTAAGTTCGAGAGATAG
- a CDS encoding FGGY-family carbohydrate kinase — protein MNKKYLLGVDVGTYESKGVLCDADGKILNMQTSPHLIKIPKPGWAEHDPMGDWWADFCSITKRLLENTGINPRDIAAIGCSAISTALVPVDENCNPLRNAILYGIDTRSVPQIKELNSTIGEERIKEICGNPLTVDFTGPKILWIKQNEPEIYEKAAHFTMTQGFLVARLTGEYILDKYSASGAGPMYNCKTGTWDDSLTSYITEKERLPRIVDSTEIVGYVTGRAAKETGLAEGTPVVGGSTDASAEAVSVGVVEPGDFMIMYGSTVYMIKVMNEPPQNTNMRSATYVFPEFSSVVGGMATTGSLTRWVRDNFAKELVEREQLGGPNAYDTLFAEIDNIGPGADGVIVLPYFSGERLPINDPSAKGVIFGLNLTHTRSHIFKAVLEGVGYGIDQCLELIRSSESPINRITAVGGGTKSLGWMQIISDITGCIQSIPEITVGAAYGDAIFAGLGVGLIKSRQEVKGWIREKYVTIPDVQKMEIYRGYKEKYAQIYNCTKEIMHSY, from the coding sequence ATGAATAAAAAGTATCTTTTGGGGGTTGATGTCGGCACATATGAATCAAAGGGTGTGTTATGTGATGCCGATGGTAAAATACTCAACATGCAGACGTCTCCTCATCTTATTAAGATACCTAAGCCAGGTTGGGCAGAACATGACCCCATGGGTGATTGGTGGGCAGATTTTTGCAGTATTACCAAACGACTATTAGAAAATACAGGAATAAACCCACGGGATATAGCTGCTATTGGCTGTAGTGCCATATCGACAGCGTTGGTTCCTGTGGATGAAAACTGCAATCCACTGCGTAATGCCATTCTCTATGGCATTGACACAAGGTCAGTTCCTCAGATAAAAGAATTAAACAGCACTATAGGCGAAGAAAGGATTAAGGAGATCTGTGGCAATCCTCTTACTGTTGATTTCACAGGCCCAAAGATTCTATGGATAAAGCAAAATGAACCTGAAATTTATGAAAAGGCCGCGCATTTCACCATGACTCAGGGATTTTTGGTTGCTAGACTAACAGGGGAATATATTTTAGATAAGTATTCTGCCAGTGGAGCTGGACCCATGTATAACTGTAAGACGGGTACTTGGGATGACAGCTTAACATCCTATATCACAGAGAAGGAAAGATTGCCGCGAATAGTAGACTCAACTGAAATAGTTGGGTATGTTACTGGTAGAGCAGCAAAGGAAACAGGACTTGCTGAGGGTACACCCGTCGTTGGAGGGAGCACTGATGCGTCTGCTGAAGCAGTTAGCGTTGGCGTAGTAGAACCGGGAGACTTTATGATAATGTACGGCTCAACAGTATATATGATAAAAGTAATGAATGAACCACCACAAAACACAAATATGCGGAGTGCAACCTATGTGTTTCCAGAGTTTAGTTCTGTGGTTGGAGGTATGGCTACAACCGGCTCTCTTACACGGTGGGTTAGGGACAATTTTGCAAAGGAGTTAGTTGAAAGAGAACAGTTAGGCGGACCAAATGCTTATGATACATTGTTTGCTGAGATAGACAATATAGGCCCGGGGGCAGATGGAGTAATAGTTTTGCCATATTTTAGCGGTGAACGTCTTCCTATTAATGACCCAAGTGCAAAGGGAGTTATTTTCGGTTTGAACCTAACACATACGAGAAGCCATATATTTAAAGCTGTCCTAGAGGGTGTTGGATATGGCATTGACCAATGTTTGGAGTTAATCCGCAGCTCGGAATCTCCAATTAATCGCATTACAGCAGTTGGAGGAGGTACAAAAAGCCTTGGTTGGATGCAAATAATAAGCGATATTACTGGCTGCATTCAGTCAATCCCTGAAATAACAGTTGGTGCAGCCTATGGTGACGCAATATTCGCAGGGCTTGGTGTAGGGCTTATCAAGTCAAGACAAGAGGTTAAGGGATGGATCAGAGAAAAGTATGTAACGATTCCTGATGTACAAAAGATGGAAATCTATCGTGGTTACAAAGAGAAATATGCCCAAATTTACAATTGTACTAAAGAGATAATGCATAGTTATTAA
- a CDS encoding DeoR/GlpR family DNA-binding transcription regulator has translation MFQIERIEKILEYINSHKKAKIDELSEVFNASKVTIRSDINELAKEGLVIKTHGGALSIQNHITIEIPSKSKFAINIEAKRNIGNCAAKLINNDEVIILDAGSTTLEVARHIKSSNVTIITNDLKIGMEVARYPNNKLIMTGGMLEQSVYTLLGEETANFFSKVHVNKLFLGCDAMDLELGITNRTFREVSVKQAMMRAAEEVILVTDSTKLHKKVFAHVCDLYDVHKIIIDKIDEPTRQKLIEGGLEVIIASASKELEQKEKSR, from the coding sequence TTGTTTCAAATTGAAAGAATTGAAAAAATCTTAGAGTATATAAATAGCCATAAAAAGGCAAAAATCGACGAACTTAGCGAGGTGTTTAACGCTTCAAAAGTTACTATACGAAGCGATATTAATGAGCTTGCTAAAGAGGGTCTTGTAATAAAAACCCATGGCGGTGCATTGTCTATTCAAAATCACATTACTATCGAAATACCATCAAAAAGTAAATTCGCCATTAATATAGAGGCAAAACGCAATATTGGTAATTGTGCAGCAAAGCTGATAAATAATGATGAGGTTATCATACTTGATGCAGGGTCAACTACCCTAGAGGTTGCTAGGCATATTAAGAGCAGCAACGTCACCATTATTACAAACGATTTAAAAATTGGAATGGAAGTAGCCCGTTATCCGAATAACAAGCTAATTATGACCGGAGGGATGTTGGAGCAATCAGTTTATACATTGCTCGGGGAGGAAACAGCAAATTTCTTTTCAAAGGTGCATGTAAATAAATTGTTTTTAGGTTGCGATGCTATGGATTTAGAGCTTGGAATAACTAACAGAACCTTTCGAGAGGTGAGTGTCAAGCAGGCTATGATGCGCGCTGCAGAAGAAGTCATTTTAGTCACAGACAGCACTAAGCTGCATAAAAAGGTATTTGCTCATGTCTGTGATTTATATGATGTACATAAGATTATCATTGATAAAATAGATGAGCCAACCCGACAGAAGCTTATTGAGGGTGGTCTTGAGGTGATTATTGCTTCTGCGAGTAAGGAATTGGAACAGAAAGAAAAAAGTAGATAG
- a CDS encoding ABC transporter permease, translating into MYKKVLDYVDRCKSISLLKDKNINKLFLITIFVFILMSSLRPNLFLSKANFMSMAYQFPELGFLAIATTFVIISGGIDLSIVSIANLSAIVCSFILVSAREQTGAGLIFTILLVFFISTAIGCVCGLINGFFIAKFNIPPILVTLGTMNLFTGIGIVLTKGLAISNFPPAFLVIGNGHILGIPIVLIMFIIALSISAFILNNTSYGFKLRFYGSNSIASWFSGIENLPVVLKTYIFSGVLSSFVGIIFLARMNSAKADYGNSYLLHAILCALLGGVDPKGGYGKISGMLLALVSLQFLTSGFNMLRFNAFYKDLVWGLLLLLVMAINYTTNQKALKAKSSDK; encoded by the coding sequence ATGTACAAAAAAGTCCTAGACTATGTGGACAGGTGCAAATCTATAAGTCTATTAAAGGATAAGAATATAAATAAACTCTTTTTGATAACAATATTTGTCTTTATACTTATGTCCTCGCTTAGGCCAAATCTATTTTTGTCTAAAGCAAACTTTATGTCAATGGCATATCAATTCCCGGAACTGGGATTTTTAGCAATTGCAACGACCTTTGTTATTATATCTGGTGGCATAGACCTTTCCATTGTTAGTATTGCAAATCTTTCTGCCATAGTCTGTTCATTTATTCTAGTAAGTGCCAGGGAACAAACAGGAGCAGGGCTTATATTCACAATTTTACTTGTCTTCTTTATAAGTACAGCAATTGGATGTGTATGTGGATTGATAAATGGCTTTTTCATAGCTAAGTTCAACATTCCTCCTATTCTAGTCACTCTGGGCACGATGAACTTATTCACTGGTATAGGAATTGTGCTTACGAAGGGTCTGGCAATATCAAATTTCCCACCGGCATTCTTAGTGATAGGGAATGGACATATCTTAGGAATCCCAATCGTGCTAATAATGTTCATCATAGCACTGTCAATATCTGCTTTTATATTGAACAATACATCCTATGGGTTTAAATTACGATTCTATGGCTCTAATTCCATCGCATCGTGGTTTTCTGGAATTGAAAATTTGCCAGTGGTACTCAAAACCTATATATTTTCAGGTGTCCTATCCTCTTTTGTAGGGATAATATTTCTAGCTAGAATGAATTCAGCAAAAGCAGACTATGGAAATTCATATTTGTTGCATGCTATACTTTGTGCATTGCTTGGAGGGGTAGATCCTAAAGGAGGTTACGGGAAGATAAGTGGAATGCTGCTTGCGCTTGTATCGCTGCAATTTTTAACAAGTGGGTTTAATATGCTGCGATTTAACGCATTTTATAAGGACTTAGTTTGGGGTCTTCTATTACTTTTAGTAATGGCCATAAACTATACAACAAACCAGAAGGCACTTAAGGCAAAGAGCAGTGATAAGTAA
- a CDS encoding ABC transporter permease — protein sequence MFKKLLKSNEILLMILIIGLSILFGFINPSFLTIGNCFNILRACLVLSIFGIGVLFVTISGGIDVSFMAIAAFSMYVTTKVFIALQWTGSITIMFIVSTLIGILLGLVNAFFITRFKLPSFIVTLGTQNLFRGVLLALVGTMFLVNVPKSMITFSQAQLFIIKNSDGSTSGLHIGVLIVIVLYILATMLLKYTMLGRCMYAIGGDIVAAKRVGINVNLILGFVYGATGALAGFAGLMHTALFRMSVPSDLVGNELTVIAAVVLGGANMAEGKGTTFGALLGILLITIISNSLTLLKIPSYWQQVVMGVIIIVGTSIQSYNQKKKIKGIAL from the coding sequence ATGTTTAAAAAACTTCTAAAATCAAACGAAATTTTACTTATGATTTTAATTATCGGACTATCAATTCTGTTTGGATTTATAAATCCAAGTTTTTTAACAATTGGCAACTGCTTTAATATATTAAGGGCGTGTCTTGTACTAAGCATATTTGGTATTGGCGTGCTATTTGTCACAATATCGGGGGGGATAGACGTTTCCTTTATGGCTATTGCTGCCTTTTCAATGTATGTGACAACAAAGGTATTTATTGCTCTGCAGTGGACCGGCTCAATTACGATTATGTTTATAGTATCTACATTGATAGGAATCCTTCTTGGTCTTGTCAATGCATTTTTCATAACAAGATTCAAGTTGCCTTCTTTTATTGTCACCTTAGGTACACAGAATCTTTTTCGTGGGGTGCTGCTTGCCTTGGTAGGAACAATGTTTTTAGTGAATGTTCCGAAGTCAATGATAACCTTCTCGCAGGCGCAGCTTTTCATCATTAAGAATAGTGATGGTTCAACAAGTGGCCTGCATATTGGCGTACTGATTGTCATTGTATTATACATACTTGCCACTATGCTATTAAAGTATACTATGCTTGGACGCTGCATGTACGCAATCGGCGGTGACATTGTCGCAGCCAAAAGGGTAGGCATAAACGTAAATCTTATCTTGGGCTTTGTATATGGTGCTACTGGTGCGCTTGCTGGCTTTGCAGGGCTTATGCATACGGCTCTTTTTCGAATGTCAGTACCATCAGATCTTGTGGGCAATGAACTTACAGTAATTGCAGCAGTTGTACTCGGTGGTGCAAACATGGCAGAGGGAAAGGGAACGACTTTCGGAGCTTTACTTGGGATACTGCTGATAACAATTATTAGTAACAGCTTGACGCTCCTAAAAATACCTTCATATTGGCAACAGGTAGTCATGGGCGTAATAATAATCGTAGGCACGTCCATCCAGTCATATAATCAGAAGAAAAAAATCAAGGGTATTGCATTATAG
- a CDS encoding sugar ABC transporter ATP-binding protein: MGIKLLELKGINKAFYGVKALNDVDFSIEAGESRCLIGENGCGKSTLIKIISGFYTHDSGDIFINGKHCKKISPMESIKEGIQIIYQDFSLFPNMTVAENITMNSFLSQNRKMVNWKEMKDMAQKSLDNLRITIDLNALVGDLNVAQKQLVAIARAILQDAKLIIMDEPTTALTYKEIISLYNIVEELHKKGIAVLFVSHKLDEVLTISQKITVLRNGMNVFDGDAKDLSKRELIYYITGKEIEAEPYIFELKDEKSLMEVKNLSLTNHFSNVSFNLMPGEILGITGLLGCGRTELAKSLFGLMPASSGEIFVNGVRTRMESVQDAIKSNIGYVPEDRLTEGLHMEQTIGENSVICIIDKLLGKIKNLDKNKMKLQMEKGLNSIKIEGMAYDKQAKSLSGGNQQKVVLVKWLAANPKILILNCPTVGVDVGSKSEIHEVIKNLAKTGIGIIVISDDIPEILMICNRIMVMNQGNVVSEVLSTETTIEELERKLIEEYIYA; encoded by the coding sequence ATGGGTATAAAACTACTTGAGCTAAAGGGTATTAACAAAGCGTTTTATGGTGTGAAAGCTCTAAATGATGTTGATTTTTCCATTGAAGCTGGTGAGTCTCGTTGTTTGATTGGTGAAAATGGGTGCGGTAAATCAACGCTTATAAAAATTATTTCAGGCTTTTATACACATGATAGCGGAGATATTTTCATTAATGGTAAGCATTGCAAAAAAATTAGTCCGATGGAATCAATCAAAGAAGGTATACAGATAATCTATCAAGATTTTTCTCTCTTTCCAAACATGACAGTCGCCGAGAATATTACTATGAATTCATTTCTTTCACAAAATCGGAAGATGGTCAATTGGAAGGAAATGAAGGACATGGCGCAAAAATCACTAGACAACCTGAGGATTACTATAGACTTAAATGCCCTGGTTGGCGATTTGAATGTAGCACAGAAGCAACTTGTAGCAATAGCTAGAGCCATACTTCAGGATGCAAAACTAATCATTATGGATGAGCCAACAACTGCACTTACCTATAAAGAGATCATATCTCTCTATAATATTGTTGAGGAGCTGCATAAAAAAGGAATTGCAGTGCTGTTTGTAAGCCATAAGTTGGATGAGGTGCTAACAATTTCGCAGAAGATTACAGTTTTACGAAATGGAATGAACGTTTTTGATGGAGATGCAAAGGACTTAAGCAAGAGAGAACTCATTTATTATATTACAGGTAAGGAAATTGAAGCGGAGCCATACATCTTTGAACTAAAAGATGAAAAGTCGCTTATGGAGGTTAAGAACTTAAGCTTAACCAATCATTTTTCTAATGTAAGCTTTAATCTGATGCCTGGGGAGATTCTTGGAATCACAGGTCTTCTCGGCTGTGGGAGAACCGAACTTGCGAAATCGCTTTTCGGACTTATGCCAGCTAGTAGTGGCGAGATTTTTGTGAATGGGGTACGAACAAGAATGGAGAGTGTCCAAGATGCTATAAAAAGCAATATTGGATATGTACCGGAGGACCGACTCACTGAAGGGCTTCATATGGAACAGACTATAGGTGAAAACTCAGTGATTTGCATTATTGACAAACTCTTAGGAAAAATAAAGAACCTCGACAAAAATAAGATGAAATTACAGATGGAGAAAGGCTTAAATAGCATAAAGATTGAGGGGATGGCATATGACAAGCAAGCAAAATCCCTATCTGGAGGCAACCAGCAAAAGGTAGTTCTTGTTAAATGGCTTGCAGCAAACCCCAAAATACTTATACTAAACTGCCCGACTGTTGGAGTGGATGTAGGCTCCAAAAGCGAAATACATGAAGTAATCAAAAATCTAGCTAAAACAGGTATAGGCATAATAGTGATATCGGATGATATTCCTGAGATATTGATGATTTGTAACCGAATAATGGTAATGAACCAGGGTAATGTGGTGTCGGAGGTATTAAGCACGGAGACAACCATAGAAGAGCTTGAGCGTAAGTTGATTGAAGAGTATATTTACGCATAG